The Fimbriimonas ginsengisoli Gsoil 348 genome window below encodes:
- the tsf gene encoding translation elongation factor Ts — MANYTAQDVKKLREETDAPMMECKSALEESEGDFARAKEILREKGKAQAGKKAGRATGAGVAAFAVGNGSVAGVVLETETDFVSRNEGFVALAQKAADALLADANADLSPFVVEAVASFRENAALGKTARKDGAEVVSIYVHHDKTKAAAVLGEGDAEALRQVAIHAVAFPPAVVSKDQLSQEMLEREIEIETQRAMNEGKPENIAKNIAQGRVNKEYIKAVVLTEQPFYKDPSKSVGQWLQETAKGTKITDFIYLGLGLGEAQ, encoded by the coding sequence ATGGCAAATTACACAGCACAGGATGTTAAGAAACTTCGCGAGGAGACGGATGCGCCGATGATGGAGTGCAAGTCGGCCCTCGAGGAGTCGGAAGGAGATTTCGCTCGAGCCAAGGAGATCCTTCGCGAGAAGGGGAAAGCTCAGGCGGGTAAGAAAGCCGGCCGCGCAACCGGCGCGGGCGTCGCCGCGTTCGCCGTTGGCAACGGTTCGGTAGCCGGCGTCGTGCTGGAGACCGAGACCGACTTCGTCAGCCGGAACGAGGGGTTCGTCGCGCTCGCGCAGAAGGCGGCCGACGCCCTGCTCGCCGACGCGAATGCCGACCTCAGCCCGTTCGTAGTCGAGGCGGTCGCGAGCTTCCGCGAGAATGCCGCGCTTGGCAAGACCGCCCGCAAGGACGGCGCCGAGGTGGTTTCGATCTACGTGCACCACGACAAGACCAAAGCCGCGGCCGTTCTCGGTGAGGGCGATGCCGAGGCGCTTCGCCAGGTTGCGATCCACGCCGTTGCCTTCCCGCCCGCAGTGGTGAGCAAGGACCAGCTCTCGCAAGAGATGCTGGAGCGAGAGATCGAGATCGAGACGCAGCGCGCGATGAACGAGGGCAAGCCCGAGAACATCGCCAAGAACATCGCCCAGGGGCGCGTCAACAAGGAGTACATCAAGGCGGTCGTTCTCACCGAGCAGCCGTTCTACAAGGACCCTTCGAAGAGCGTCGGCCAGTGGCTGCAAGAGACCGCCAAGGGAACGAAGATTACGGACTTCATCTACCTTGGTCTCGGCCTCGGCGAAGCGCAGTAA